The genomic stretch AGAAAATAGCGAAAAAATATGATTCTCTCAATACAGGGGGAATGTTGATACGGCGCTCGGTTTACGTCATCGAATCCGTCGGCAAGATTATATTCGCCGAAAAAGGAATGCCTGAAAATCAGAAAATGATGGACGCCATTATGGTAGTATCATGAAATGATTTTGATTTCTTGACGCCGCCAACAAAAATTTATATAATCCTCGCAAAAGAAAACTATTACGCCGAAAATTTTTGCGTATAATATTGAATATGATTTCGGCGGGATAAGGGACAAAATTGTATGTATTTTGCGGTACCGGATAAATATCGTCAAGCGACTGATGAGGAATTAAAGCAATCCATCCTTGACGCCAAAAAATCGATGGGCTCAAGAATGACAATTTTGGCTCATCATTATCAGCGTCTCGAAGTCGCGTTCATGGGGGATTTTGTAGGCGATTCCTACGATCTGTCAAAAACCGCTTCACAGCGTAAAGATTCGGAGTTCATTGTTTTTTGCGGCGTCCATTTCATGGCCGAATCGGCCGATATTCTATCGGGCGATAATCAAAAAGTGTATTTGCCCAATCCACTGGCCGGATGTCCTATGGCGGATATGGCCGATATCGATGATGTCCTGGCCGCCTGGGACTATCTGAAAGATATGGGCGTCTCCGAAAAAACAATTCCGGTATCATATATGAATTCCGCCGCCCAGTTAAAAGCCTTTTGCGGCCGGGAAGGCGGATTGATTTGCACTTCATCAAACGCGAAAGCCGCTTATAATTGGGCTCTTGAACGGGGAGAAAAAATATTCTTTTTCCCCGATGAAAACCTCGGATATAACACCGGTCGATGGCTCGGTTTTTCCGATGACGAAATGGTTGTTTGGGATTTTCGAAGCGACAGCGGTGGGATTGATCCTGACCGTCTGCGCCGAGCGAAATTAATTCTCTGGAAAGGCCATTGTCACGTTCATACTAATTTCACAGCGAAGCATGTGGATGAGGTGCGCCAGCAATTCCCTGATGCCAAAGTCGCGGTTCACCCGGAATGCACCTGGGAAGTGGTCGATAAAGCCGATGCCGTTGGTTCGACGAAATTTCTGGTTAATTTTATCAAAGAACAACAGGCAGGATCGACGATAGCGGTTGGAACGGAGATAAATTTAATCAATCGCATGGCTCATACTTATCCCAATAAGAAAATATTCGAGCTGTCCGGACAGAAATGCCCGGTATGCGCCAATATGTATCGTACGACATTAGCTGACTTGGCGAATACCATTGAAAATCTTGATAGTTTTGACCGAATTGTGGTTCCTGAAGATATCAAGTCGGAAGCCAGAATCGCATTAAAACGTATGCTTGAAGTATATTGATACGTTTCATCCGGGGGGCTGCTATCAATAATAAATTGGAGGTTGCAATGACATTTGAAGTTGTCGTTCCCCAGATGGGGGAATCTGTGTTGGAAGGAACAATTGTCGAGTGGAAAGTTGCCGAAGGTGATAGAGTAACGGTCAATCAACCGCTGGTTGAAATTATGACCGATAAAGTCAATGTCGAAATTCCATCCGAAGTTGATGGCGTCATAGAAAAATTACATGCTCAACCTGACGATGTCGTTCCGGTCGGGACCCTGATTTGTACCATAAACACTTCCGGAGATGTTCCCCAAGCGGCTCCCGATAAGAAGACCGCAACCCCGCCTAAAGAAACCACTCCAGAGCCGCAGGCTGCTGCCCCTCAACCTCCACAGCCAACCGTATCCGGCAAAAAACCGAAGATGGCTCCCGCAGTTCGTAAACTTGTTCGTGATTTTGGATTGGATCCCGCTGCCATATCAGGAACCGGCCCCGATGGCCGCATCACAAAGGAAGATGTCAAGAAAGCCGCCGCTGCCCGTTCCGTGGTAGCCAAGGCGCAACCCACCGCAACTACCACAAAAATGCCGATCTATTCTCCCCCCGCGGCATCTGCCGGAGAACAACTCGAAGAACGTATTCCTCTGGTTGGCGCTCGAAAATCAATCGCCGAACACATGGTGCGTTCCAAACAAACATCAGCGCATGTTACTACTTTTGAAGACTGCGATTTTACGGAATTGGTTACATACCGGAATAAATACAAAGACAGCTTTTATCAAACCTACGGCGCCAAGCTTACCTTTATGCCGTTTATAATTAATGCGGCAGTTGAAGCCTTAAAGGAATTTCCGACACTTAACGCCTCTATGACTGATACCGAAATCATTATCAAAAAATATTACAATATCGGTGTCGCCGTGGCGCGAGAAAGCGGACTTATCGTCCCCGTCGTGAAAAACGCGGAGCTCAAATCAATTATTGACCTTGCTGTTGAAATTAATAACCTTGGTGAACGGGCCCGTGATGACAAGTTGACTCTTGATGACGTGCAGGGCGGAACCTTCACCATCACTAACGCCGGTATGTTTGGCGCCACCGCCTCGACGCCGATTATCAATCAGCCTCAGGTCGCTGTTCTGGGCGTTCATAATATTTCCGAAAAGCCGGTTGTACGAGAAGGCCAAATCGTCATCCGTTCCATGTCAACCTTCGGCTTATCATTCGATCACCGATTAATCGACGGCCATACGGCGGTTCAATTCTTGCATCGTTTAATCGAATACCTGGAATCGCCGATGCTGCTGTCTATGAGACTTCGTTGATGACCCCGACCTATTTCGGCTGGAAAATGAATCTGGGTCAGCGTCCTTATAAGGCCGCTCATGAATGGCAAAAACGGATGGTGCGCTATCGATTAAACGGCATGATCCGTGATACTATCTTTTACACCACCCATCCTCATGTCATTACCATCGGCCGCGATTTCCAGAACTCATGTCCGTTGAATATAGACGAGATAGAAGTACATCAAATATCCCGTGGAGGAGGCATAACCTATCATGGCCCGGGGCAACTGGTTATTTATCCCATATTTGATCTGCGCCGAAGAGGCCGAGATTTACGAGCATTTATTCATAACATTGAGGAAGGCATCATCCGCGCCTTTGACGATTACAATCTCAAATGCGGCCGCAAAAATGATCATATTGGTGTCTGGGTCAAAGATCATAAAATCGCATCGATTGGCGTAGCCGTTCAGCGATGGATTTCATTTCATGGCGCGGCCGTCAACCTGACGACTGACCTCAATAAATTCTATATGATCAATCCCTGTGGACTGACACCGGAAACGATGACCAGCGCCGAAAAAGAAATTAATCAGAAAATCACTCTGGATGATTTTGAATCTAATCTCAGCGAGCATTACTCCAAAATCTTCGACACGAAATTTGATGCTATTGACATGAACGAATTGGCGGAAATTATCGATCTCGAAGAATCTTCGCAAACATTATAAAAATTTTCCCGATGTTGTTGACGGAGGCTACTCATTGGCGTAAATAGAAATAAGCTCTTGATTAAATTTTAGCGGTTATCGCGTCGCGGTGGTCGCTTTTTTTTCGAGAACTTTCATCAAAATCACTCCCCCGACAATTAATAGTCCGCCAAAAATTTCTTTGATGGAAGGGAAGGAGTTAAGAATCGCCAATGCCACAATGGCCGCAAAAAACGGCTGGCTCTGGACGATTATCGACGAGCGAGAAATATTAATGTATTTCATTGCCTTTAGATAACCGGTACGACCCATATACGGCAGTAAAAAAGCGGTCAGAGCGAGAAGACCCAATAATCTTATATCGGTAATGAATACGAGTTTGCTGGTGATAATCCCCGCAATTATGAAAATGCCTGACATAAATATCCCTCGGTAAAAAATATAACTGCGATGATTTATCCAATCGATCTTCCATTTGGTCAGAACCTCTGCGGTCCCAAAAAACAGCGAACCCAAAGTGACTAGCGTTACCGTGCGAGAAAGTTCAATTGAAGCGTTATATCTCATAACAAATATCCCTGCAACGACTATTATCAGACCGAAGACTTCCGATTTTTGAAGTCGTTCTTTTAAGAATATGGCCGCCAGAATTATCGTTGAGACTAATTCCAATCGAGACAAAAACGAAACCGTCGCCGGTTCCGAAAAACTCAGAGCCGTAAACAGGCAATATGTAGCGGCGGAAAAAAATATTGCCACTATCGCAAAAAATCCAATCTGAGCGGGAGGGATAAATAACGTCTCTTTCAATTTACGATTAAATCCGGCGTCGATTAATATAATCACCGAACCAAATAAAAACATATAAGCGTTAAATACAATCGGGGGGAGAGTCAGCAAAAGCGTTTTAGCGACCGTAAATCCTCCGCCGGTGGCGAGGGCTGAGACAGTCGCCCAAATATCGCCCTTTAATCGAGGAGATTTAACTCCATTCATGCTTTATTCGCTTCGATTTTAAGAAACATATTGGAGCCAATATATGCAGGACGTATTTCAATGCCAACAATTAATAATCTTTGAAAGCTGTTGGGATATAACTGATTTCAGTCTACCTTTTTAGAGGGTAATAGATACGGATGATACCGTAACAAACGGCCCCGATTATTAGGCCGACAATGACATCCGAAATATAATGGAATCGACCGTAAACCGTTCCCGCCGCTAATCCCAAAATTACCGGAATCAAAAACCATGCTTTCCTGGAATAGTTTTTAATGGCGAATAACATGACAATCAACGCCACCGCGCAATGCGATGAGGGCATGGCTCCCCCGTGAAAAGCTCCATTTTCA from Candidatus Zixiibacteriota bacterium encodes the following:
- the sucB gene encoding dihydrolipoyllysine-residue succinyltransferase, which produces MTFEVVVPQMGESVLEGTIVEWKVAEGDRVTVNQPLVEIMTDKVNVEIPSEVDGVIEKLHAQPDDVVPVGTLICTINTSGDVPQAAPDKKTATPPKETTPEPQAAAPQPPQPTVSGKKPKMAPAVRKLVRDFGLDPAAISGTGPDGRITKEDVKKAAAARSVVAKAQPTATTTKMPIYSPPAASAGEQLEERIPLVGARKSIAEHMVRSKQTSAHVTTFEDCDFTELVTYRNKYKDSFYQTYGAKLTFMPFIINAAVEALKEFPTLNASMTDTEIIIKKYYNIGVAVARESGLIVPVVKNAELKSIIDLAVEINNLGERARDDKLTLDDVQGGTFTITNAGMFGATASTPIINQPQVAVLGVHNISEKPVVREGQIVIRSMSTFGLSFDHRLIDGHTAVQFLHRLIEYLESPMLLSMRLR
- the nadA gene encoding quinolinate synthase NadA is translated as MYFAVPDKYRQATDEELKQSILDAKKSMGSRMTILAHHYQRLEVAFMGDFVGDSYDLSKTASQRKDSEFIVFCGVHFMAESADILSGDNQKVYLPNPLAGCPMADMADIDDVLAAWDYLKDMGVSEKTIPVSYMNSAAQLKAFCGREGGLICTSSNAKAAYNWALERGEKIFFFPDENLGYNTGRWLGFSDDEMVVWDFRSDSGGIDPDRLRRAKLILWKGHCHVHTNFTAKHVDEVRQQFPDAKVAVHPECTWEVVDKADAVGSTKFLVNFIKEQQAGSTIAVGTEINLINRMAHTYPNKKIFELSGQKCPVCANMYRTTLADLANTIENLDSFDRIVVPEDIKSEARIALKRMLEVY
- the lipB gene encoding lipoyl(octanoyl) transferase LipB, with translation MTPTYFGWKMNLGQRPYKAAHEWQKRMVRYRLNGMIRDTIFYTTHPHVITIGRDFQNSCPLNIDEIEVHQISRGGGITYHGPGQLVIYPIFDLRRRGRDLRAFIHNIEEGIIRAFDDYNLKCGRKNDHIGVWVKDHKIASIGVAVQRWISFHGAAVNLTTDLNKFYMINPCGLTPETMTSAEKEINQKITLDDFESNLSEHYSKIFDTKFDAIDMNELAEIIDLEESSQTL
- a CDS encoding DMT family transporter, which gives rise to MNGVKSPRLKGDIWATVSALATGGGFTVAKTLLLTLPPIVFNAYMFLFGSVIILIDAGFNRKLKETLFIPPAQIGFFAIVAIFFSAATYCLFTALSFSEPATVSFLSRLELVSTIILAAIFLKERLQKSEVFGLIIVVAGIFVMRYNASIELSRTVTLVTLGSLFFGTAEVLTKWKIDWINHRSYIFYRGIFMSGIFIIAGIITSKLVFITDIRLLGLLALTAFLLPYMGRTGYLKAMKYINISRSSIIVQSQPFFAAIVALAILNSFPSIKEIFGGLLIVGGVILMKVLEKKATTATR